The genomic interval GAAGTCGAGGGCGTTGCGAAGCGCGTTCCGCATCGCGACGTCGAGATCCACGTCGATGCCCATGGTGATGTAGTGCAGCGGCGTCTCCGCCTGCGGGCCGGTGAGGCCGCCGCCCTTGTGGACGATGAACTGGAAGGTGGCGGTGTTCGATTGCTCGAGCGCGCTGCCGGCGACTTCGCCGTTGCCCTGCACCTCGTGCGGGTCGCCGGTGAAGAACTGCGCCCCGCTGCGGAACACGGGCAGGTAGAGGCTGGTGCCGATGCCGAGGTCGTTGGTGTCCATGTTGCCGCCGAACGGGCCGGGCGGCCGCGAGCTGACGAGGCCCGCGTTGGCGGCGGCGGTGATCGGCGACACGAAGTCGTCGGCCGCAGCCACGGCCATGATGCCCTGGAAGGGCTTCAGCGGGATCTCGATCCCGGGCGCGAACAGCGCCCGGCCCTTCTCGATGTAGACCCGCTTGCTGCCCGGGGCGGTGCCCCAGGGCACGCGCGGCTTGACGTCGAGGATGCGGACCTCGAGCGTGTCGCCCGGCTCGGCGCCCTGGATGTAGATCGGGCCCGTCATGTAGTGCGCGCCCAGCCCCGACACCGGCGCGACGACCTGCTGGAAGACGGGGATGGCGTCCGCCAGGACGTCCTTCGCGGGGACGCCCGTCTGCTGGATGTTCTGATGCGAGATCGTATCGACCGAGACGATCGCGCCGCTCGGGACCGTCAGCACCGGCGGTGCATCGCGTGGGAAGTATCCCCGATACATCGTCGTCGGCTTCGACGGCACGTGGTAGGTGGGCGATGTTTTCGCGACCACCGCCTGGTGACCGATCGCGACGACGCCGATCAGTCCGGTCACGCCGGCGGCGGCGCCGAACGCGACCCTCGATGCGAGTTTCTTCTGCATGGCTCCTCCCTCGATGTCGCCCGCGCTCCCCCGGCTCGCCGGGCGCACCGGCGAGAGCAAGGGAGGTGCCCACGCCGCGG from bacterium carries:
- a CDS encoding acetamidase/formamidase family protein, whose product is MQKKLASRVAFGAAAGVTGLIGVVAIGHQAVVAKTSPTYHVPSKPTTMYRGYFPRDAPPVLTVPSGAIVSVDTISHQNIQQTGVPAKDVLADAIPVFQQVVAPVSGLGAHYMTGPIYIQGAEPGDTLEVRILDVKPRVPWGTAPGSKRVYIEKGRALFAPGIEIPLKPFQGIMAVAAADDFVSPITAAANAGLVSSRPPGPFGGNMDTNDLGIGTSLYLPVFRSGAQFFTGDPHEVQGNGEVAGSALEQSNTATFQFIVHKGGGLTGPQAETPLHYITMGIDVDLDVAMRNALRNALDFLQAEKGFTPSEAMSFASLAIDMNISETVNFTQLVMARIPKRFFVSDFKKKPDFWKKPLKDNSEGQRQGLDQLP